From the genome of Magnolia sinica isolate HGM2019 chromosome 12, MsV1, whole genome shotgun sequence:
ataccaaactgacgtaaGGATGGaagtgatgaggtcgagcaccgtcttcctctagagataattacttcgaatccatggagcATCTCTGGACTCACAGCGATGCatcgaatccacgaggagagatagaaaatagaaataaattctaataaaatcctaAATAAATTGAAAGATTATTATCTGATATGTATATGTCCCTATTACACTATTGATAAAgaaattaaaactaaaaaaaataaataaattgtaattaacaaaaatagcaaaattctaactctaataattATCCTAATTTAAATAAagctcttctaaagcctaattccTAAAAATACAAATTCCAAATAAGCATTTCTTAGAAGAGTcttaacatgattacaagttgtttctaaaaaagaagaaaatttaaaatctaaaaatataaaaatattaaaaaaatcagaatgaataaaaatcgtaattttccttaaaatttcatttttgagctgaaagggCGCATTTTCTGACTTGACAAACATTGAGAGTCAGTTCTCCCTGGATCGCCCATCACAGTAAAggttgataggttgtgcgccccatattgataactagatcaaaagttatggtcaatttacggaTCACCTTCTTTTAGCCCAACCATGTTACGAATGTATCGGTGCCACGACCTACATCAGACCTCTCCACTTGAAagaaactcatcctcgagttatctAAATGACTTCGCTCATGATACTCAAACAATTTATGCCACCAATGTTTATCAGCCCTTTCCTTGTACtctgcattaggctcttgagctgacgCAATACTTGTAATCATACTCTCCTTGACTTTACTAGTacggatcagttccttcacttgtgCTTGCAAGATGTCACATTCTTTATGATAATATGGGCAATTAGGCAAACTTGCCCCTGAGAAAAGCTCAAGaaggttttgtatatctcgtatgagaggtaatttattagggagttcatcgatcACAATCGCCTTGAATTCCTACAACATTAGTTTCAGATCCTCTaggatgttcacaggctccatatatttttccttttcaactaatgcatctacatctCCCGTCTCCTCAAATTGTTTAAAAATATCATGTTTGGTAATGAGAAACCATTcttcaactttagaagtctttgATTGGTTTTTCGTTCCCAAAGGGACGAGGATATTCTTTCTACcatttttaataaatataaatatgtcATCTCTTCCTCTATGCATAGCATTAACATTATATTGTCATGGTTGACTAAATAACATGTCACAAGCTTCATTGTCGACCACGTCACCAAGTACTTGATcgttataatttttaccaattgaaaacgagacagtgtattgttcaattaccactgttttgtTAACCTCTTTTATCCATCTAATCGTGTCTGGTGATTGGTGTCTTTCTCTTTTAGTTACAGGTATTCCACCATTATATTCGACTTAAGATTCTCACTGGTCATAACATCGATGATCGCATTACATAATTTTTGGTTTACAATGCACCTCATTTGAAAGATATTTTTCCACTGTAAATCTATatctacctttggcatgtacaATGGCTTCTTCATTATCAAAGTAGTGGCTTGAAATTCACCATCATCAGGTGGGGCTCTTCAAAAATCAGGGTTATGTCGTACATCAACCACGAGCGGTTGAGCATCGCCTTCAGCTCGGGATAGACTTAGTGCAACCCCAATAAGGTCGAGGGTTGACTGCAAcctttgcatggtcaactgactctcctggtggaaagctCTATTCTTTCCAAAGGATAATGAATCCCTGGATAATTgtccataggattttggtccATACCGTCGTTATTTGCCATCTACCTGAGGGGAGtactcactctgataccaaactgacatagggatggacgtgatgaggtcgagcaccgtcttcctctagggataattactctgattctacagagcttctttggactcctcacagagatgcctcgaatccacgaggagagatagtaaatagaaataaattctaataaaatttgaaataaattgaatgATTATTGTCTGATATGTGTGTCCCTATTCCACTACTAATAaggaaataaaaaactaaaaaaaaatcatatttaccaaaaatagtaaaattctaactctaataattatcctaattctaataagGATCTTCTAtagcttaatttctaaaaataaaaattccaaataaaattTTGTTAGAAGACTCTTAACATGACTACAAgttgtttctaaaaaagaagaaaatctaaaactctaaaaacaaGAAAATATTAAGAAAATCGAAAATACTATAAATATtaatttttccttaaaatttcattttttgagctaaaaggGCGTGTTTTCTGGTGAAATAGAGAGACGTGACCCACTTTGTGAGTCAGTCCACCTCGGATGGCTCGTTGTAGTAACGATTGCTAGGTTGTGAGCCCCGTAATGATACTCATATCAGGAGTTATGGTTAATTTACGgatcaccttcttttggtccaaccatgctaggaatgtatcgatgccacatcctacatcagacccctccacttgaaagaAACCCATCCTCAAGTTAAACAAATGACTTCGCTCATGATACTCAAACAATTTATAGCGTCGATGTTTATTAGCCTTTTCCTTGTACTCTATATAGGCTCTTGAGTTgatacaatacatgtactcatactCTCCTTCACTTGACTAGtacggatcaattccttcacttgtgCATTCACTTATGCCTGCAggatctcacattctttctgataatgtgggcaattaggaaAACTTGCCCCTTAGACAAGATCAATGAGGTTttgcatatctcgtatgggaggcaatttattagagagttcatcgagcacaatcgcCTTAAACTCATGCAACATtggtttcaaatcctctgggATGTTCATAGGCtccatttattttttactttttaactAATCCTTCTACATCTCACATCTCCTTATACTGTTTAACAAAATCCTGTTGTTTATGAGAAACTGTTCCTCAACTTTGGAAGTCATGGAATGGTTCGCCATTCCCATAAGGACGAGGATAGTCTTTTTACcatttttaataaatataaatatgttatctcatcctctatgtgtagcattaatattatattgtcatggttgaccaagtaacatgtgacaagcttACATGTCGATCACGTCACAAAGTActtaatccttataatttttaccaattgaaaattgttgagactcaaatattacatatttaacccttcaattacattagttttcctagaatttaattgataatttgatttaattatatacgtttttgtcatgcgaggtgattcagaCGCTTATGATTAATATGctcttaaaaggatggatttggagctcaaaaaaagataatgaagaattggagatttggaagtcattaatgaaaaaattcacataccaaaagatccaaggaaactaagtgagaaatgaagagaattgaaggtttgaagtgaagaaaaggaatcctgaaaattggcctGAAAAAAGATATTCTCAAATTTCGTGGCCAGAAAAATAGTCCTGAAAtaattcccaaaatagacttcaataacatcaaactggcttcgatgacatcgataaattCAGGAATTTCGGCCTCAACtcactggacagttctggacgattttcaatgacattgaagccacttcgatgacattgaatgtcttcgatgatatcgaatgtgTCATCGAaggtgcgtaaatttgaggtggtttgcgAACATTTTCGAGGCGGTGCGAAAGTTTAAGTTACAAAACTATTTAAATGAGTTCCTAGactattccaaatcatcttctagggtttggaaagggaaagAGGGCCTAGGTGGAGCGTCGATAACGTTCttccactttgatttcttcaCGGTTCTAgtaaatatttttgtttttcttctaggatgttagtcttctcaggctaatctcttagctaaggctaagggatgaaacatatagtttattttgatatttgtcttactttgattcaaatttatgttaaacttcattaatttctagtttgatttgagGAATACTtccagttttttatgatttattgtgacttcaattaTAGTAGATTCTGTGgaggcttttgatatcttcttaatctATTTGGAGTTGTggagattagtaaatcctgttgttcaccattgtctcctgggcatggtaggataatggaatcccttccaatcaatgCAATGGATCTTCATATGTGAACTAATCTAATGAAAGTTTAGATTTTGTTTTAACCATTTCATCATCCGATTAGATAAGATAGAACTttgattccaatcgagttattgttgaatcaagtagattaatattGAGATTCCTATAAGTGGATACCTGGATCCTTagttttttatctttattattttaaaacatttttctaaattgctggattaaaaacccagacaaccaacttagatttagattagttctaaatCATGTTTCtcattccttgtggattcgacctcgttctcaccgagttattattacatcgcgaccctacacttggggttgtgaacaaaaatGAGACAATGCATTATTTGGTTACCTCTATTTCATTGACCTCCTTGATTAATCTAATCTTATATGGAGATGTGTACCTTTCTATTTTCAGttgtagcttttccaccattGTTTTAGACACGAGATTCTCACTACTCCTCATATCGTGGATCACATTATAGAATTTTAAGTTTACAATGAaccttgttcgaaagatgttTTGTCGCGGTAAATCTATCTTTACCTTTAGCATGTACAACGGCTACCTCACGATCAAAGTGGTGGCATGCGATTCACCCATTATCACGTACTACTCTGCGGAAATCGAGGTTGTGTACTACATCAACCTCGGTCAGTTGAGCATCACCTTGAGCTCGGGGAGGAATTAGTGCATTCGCAATAAGGTCGAGGTTTGCCTACAACCTTTGCATGATTAACTAACTCTCTCAGTGAAAAGTTTCCATTCTTTctaaaagataatgaatccctgaATCACCATCCACGAGAATTTGGTCCATACCATCATTATTTGCCATCAGCCTAATTAGAGtactcgctttgataccaaactgatatAGTGATGCACATGATGAGGTTGAGCATCGTCTTCTTcaagggataattactctgaatccatggagcttctttggactcctcacagagatgctTCGAATCCACGACGAgtgatagaaaatagaaataaattgattgattattGTCTGATATGTATATTTCCATATTAGACTattaataaagaaataaaaaaactaaaccaaaatttgtaattaccaaaaataataaaattctaactctGATAAAAATCGTAATTCTAATAAagctcttctaaagcctaattcttaaaaataaaaattctaaataaacttttgttAGAAAAGTcttaacatgattacaagttgtttttaaaaaagaagaaaaatctaaaaataagaaaatattaagaaaaaatagaattattaaaaatagtaatttttccttaaaatttcatTCTTGAGTTGAGAGCGTGTGTTTTCTGGTGAAATGGACAGACGCGACCCACTTTGTGAATCAGTTTGCCCTGGATGGCCCGTTGCAATACAGATTGACAGGTTGTCCACCCCGTAATGATACcgggatcaaaagttatggtcaatttacagATCAActtcttttagtccaaccatgctaggaatgtatcggtgccacgtcctacatcaaacccctccatttgaagaaaaaaaaaactcgttCACAAGTTATCCAATGACTTCGCTCATGATACTCAAACAATTTATAGCATCGATGTTTATCAACTTTTTCCTTGTActttgcattaggctcttgagctgacacaatacatgtactcatggtCTCCTTAACTTAAATGtatggatcagttccttcacatATGCATTCACTTGTACCTgtaagatctcacattctttctaaTAATGTGTGCAATTAGGTAGACCTGCTcctgagacaagatcaatgtggttttataTATttcgtatgggaggcaatttattagggagtttatCAAGCAGAATTGCCTTGAACTTCTGCAACATTGGTTTCAAATCTTCTGGGATGTTCACAGGCTtcgtatatttttcattttcagctaATGCATCTACATCTATCATCTCCTCATATTGTGTTAACAAAATCCTATTCGATTATGAGAAATctttcctcaactttagaagtcttggattGGTTCTCCGTTCCCATAGTGAGGATAGTCTTTCTATCgtttttaataaatataaatatgttgTCTCTGCCTCTATGCCCAACATTAATATTATAATGCCATGGTGAGATGGTTCACCTTGGATGGCCTGTtgtagtaaagattgataggttgtgcaccctATAATGATACCTAGATCAagagttatggtcaatttatggatcaccttcttttggtctaaccatgctaggaatgtattggTGCCACGTCTTATATCAGAccccttcactttttctttttccttttttacacacgcacccaccacacacccacacacaccttAGTGGAActtcaccacccatgggtttCGAActcaagacctcgtgttgaaactccttagagtctaccactcgggcaaggactAGAACCCAGACCCCTCCACTCGAAAAAACTCATCCTCAAATTATCCAAATGACTTCACTCATGATTCTCAAACTATTTATGTCGCCGATATTTATCCGCCTTTTCCTCGTActttgcattaggctcttgagttgacacaatacatatACTTATGCTCTCCTTGACTTAACTAGTATGGATCAGTTCCTTGACTTGTGCATTCACTTGTACCTGCAATATCTCACATTCTTTTTTATAATGTGCAATTAAGTAGACTTGCccctgagacaagatcaatgtggttttgtatatttcATATGAGatgcaatttattagggagttcatcgagcacaatcgcCTTGAACGCCTGCAACATTGGTTTCAAATCCTCTGTGATCTTCATAGGTTtcgtatatttttcattttcagctaatgcatttacatatcccatctcctcagattgtttaacaaaatcaTGTTCAGTTATGAGAAACCGTTCCTCGACTTTAGAATTCTTTGAATGGTTCTCCGTTCCCATAGGGATGAGGATAGTCAATCTACcatttttaataaatataaatatgttatCTAGGCCTTTATGTGTAGTATTAACATTATATTGCCATAGTCGACCAACTAAGATGTCAtaagcttccatgtcgactacgtcacaaagtacttgatccttagaatttttactaattgaaaacgagacagtgcattgttcagttacctttttTTATTGACCTCATCGATCCATGCAATCGTGTATGGAGATAAGCCTCTCTCTAATTTCAGTTGCAACTTTTCCACCATTGTTTTCGACACAAGATTCTCActgctcctgacatcgatgatcaccaTACATACCTTTTGGTTTACAATGCATCTCGTTGACACTGGATGACCTGTTGCAGtcaagattgataggttgtgggCCTGCAAAAATACCTCGATCAAAAATTATGGCCAAATTTacagttcaccttcttttggttcaACCGCCACATCTTACATCACTTCTCCTACTGAAAGATGAGAATAACTGGTAATCCAAGTGGCGTCTCTAAGAACAGCTTGCTAAACGAAGCGGTTATCCTTCCACGTGGCACCAAGAACCATAACAGCTTTGGCACACGAGTTGGACAAGTTACACCTGCCACGTTGCTTAATTTATGCTGTCGATATgacttgtcaaattttggtgcAAACAACGTGCTTTCAAGTTCTGAATCATTTTTCAGGGGATTTTTCTTTTGTGCAAAGAGGGATTTTTCTCGTATTTGACCTCACCGCACAATAATCCATCCATATAGGGGctattgtgaggcccaccgtgatgtatctatttctgggcgctgtacatccattttctcgtatcattttaaggcctgagcaaaaaaaaaataaaatgaggcagatccaatgctcaagtggactgcaccagaGATGACTCTTTCATTTAATGTTTGTACATTTAATACAACCCAAgctcactatttggtgtggtccacttgagcgctgGATCTGCCTTATGcttgggctcatatcttaaaatgatctgagaaaatgaaTAGACAGGCGTGAATAAACAGATATATCGTGATGGCCCCATGTAAGCCCCTATATATGTCCGGATTATTGTCCGGACAGGTccgacgcaatccgcttcctttggtGGGAGGGAGATCCCTCCCTATATCAAATGTAATCTTTCATCATCTAAAAGAAACTTGGTGGCACTgatctcccaaaaaaaaaaaaaaaagaataagaagacagGATCCCGTTTAAAGGCTTTCAGGATTTTTGAGCCGCTAGGTGCAAATAAGAGGCTGTGGGTCCAAACCCTTCATACCCATCCAATAGAcaaagaaaacatataaaaataagatTATTATTTGGGAGAAGTGAGCGTTTTCTCATTATAAAATGTGAAAGACTCCATGTGTATGCAAATGCTGCAAGTGCATGTCCATCGGATTAAAATCGATTCAAATTTGTCGCACAGAGTGAATGTCAGTCACTAATCTAACTATGGCTACAAGGCTTCCCCAGCTAATGATCGTCAAAACAAGGTGGTAACTTCTCCGTCTCATTGATTCTATCCACAAAATGGAGAATCATTGCTACGAAGAATAGTGCAGCCGGAAGAACAGAAACGATAACCAGCCTGACGGTGCTCTTCGGAAGCAGAAAGTAAATTCCGAAACATATAGCATAAGTTAGTGATACCACTGCAATTGACATGATACCATAGAAAATGGTACCCGAAACAAGTCTTCCTGGGCGCAAAATGATAATCGTCAGCATAAGCATGCCCGAGAGTAGTGAGGTTTGAAGTAACCATACAGAGACCTCGAAGAGAACCATGCGGTCAGAAATTTGCTTATTACTTCCAAGAATCCCTGCATATACACCGAAAATTGCAGTAGAGAGTCCAATTACACCACAGGTGATCTGAAACTCTTTGTCCGTTCTTGGAACTTGAACCTCATTCACTGTCTGTGATGAAGATGCCATCTCTGGCATTGGTCTTGGGCCCACAGTACTAGTTGATGTCCTTGTTTGGAGGTCAATCACATGTTCTACATAAATACCTGGTCCAGGACCACCCTGCCCATTAAGAACTAGGAATCACATTCCAATTCATCAAGTAGAGATTTTTAGTTAGAGATTAAGCAAACAAATACTAGAGCATATGTATGTACGGTTTATCAGCTACCTCTACCGTATGACTCTGAGATCCTTATTattgaaaaataaacataattttgTAGATGCATTAGTGTGCAAGACTATTGTCATAAAAGAAATAATTATTGTGAAAGTAGGAGAAAACTAGAAGTttcaacaaaatttatattaaaaggTTTATAGAGTTATAATGGTATGAAAATATTTAGGGAGGGTTGGGATAGACAAAAAGTTAATAAATAAGAAGAGAACTTTCTATAGAAGTCTCCAAGTGCCTATAAACGAGCTTCATTGTAATGCATCAGTAAACAATATTCAACGGAAGTGAGATTCTTCCATTCTTCCAGTCCCGCTTCCCATTGTCCCATTTCTTGTTGGTGTAGTAGTGTGAGTATCAAAGACCTCTTTGAATACAACATAGTATTCGCATCGTTTTTTGATATTTCTTGTGGGCATGTCAAAATTGGGATTACGGTTCCAATTCAAAACGAACAACAATAACCCCGAGAGCCAAGATGGGCAAACACAAGGTGTAGGACCAGATTCTGAAGAGAtaggtcgcctattcagccactcgctcaacgTGTTTAATGATCAAGCGATGGTCAAAGGGTCGGGTTCGtgctctgatgatgggttactcatttgccttccgtatgaaaggacttttcagtGCAGATAAAGTAAGAAGAGAAAGAATCCTTACAATTAGCTGTTGAAGGACACTCATCAGTAGTCAAACACGATTCAATGTGCTAGCAACAACTCTAGTTATAGCTAAAGCTATTGACTACAGGGTTAATGATACTGATTATACTACGGATTACACTATCTAATGTAATTGACAAGCACAGAAAGTAAACGATTATGTTAAGGAATGTAATTCACTTGAGCGAGAAAAAGttacactaaggaatataaatttgacaggataattgaaagataattgaagaTAGATTTCGTTTGTTTGGTTTGGTATGAGACGAGTTTTTTGCTTGTTTTGTTTTCCTATTTATAAGCTTTGATTAACAGCTTTAGATTCTTCCCACGTTCTGAgggttattataattattttcccATTATTCTGCTTCCAGATGTTTCCCACATTTTGTATTCCTTTGAATCTTTCTTTAGCCAATTAGCTGACAGTTGTACATTTTTTTACCGTTAACTACCCGCTGCTTAGTCACTCGAATTCGCTCGCATACACATCAGCCTCCTTAATATAATTGATACATTATAATCCTTCCCTTGTGATACAACCGTAAATATTTGTAGGAAATCTTCTCACTGTATCACATGTATCTGAACAGATCAT
Proteins encoded in this window:
- the LOC131220450 gene encoding uncharacterized protein LOC131220450, with protein sequence MLPRLDKVGQIAKTGAIAQTLFTPSPLFLLITITAIIFQIWLKREIVDEDISKYGTLLFTDDNSQCISPTTEPINDGDDPSGSATDNQTTEVGGPGPGIYVEHVIDLQTRTSTSTVGPRPMPEMASSSQTVNEVQVPRTDKEFQITCGVIGLSTAIFGVYAGILGSNKQISDRMVLFEVSVWLLQTSLLSGMLMLTIIILRPGRLVSGTIFYGIMSIAVVSLTYAICFGIYFLLPKSTVRLVIVSVLPAALFFVAMILHFVDRINETEKLPPCFDDH